One genomic segment of Arachis duranensis cultivar V14167 chromosome 4, aradu.V14167.gnm2.J7QH, whole genome shotgun sequence includes these proteins:
- the LOC107482332 gene encoding pentatricopeptide repeat-containing protein At4g14050, mitochondrial: MYSKFSLPLYARAVFDSISSFNKASWTAMISGYARNGFKNEALKLFREAPKRDLFAWTALISGFVQSGNGVDALHLFVKMLREEVEILDPLVLSSVVGACANCALWELGKQVHCLVIGLGFESCVFVSNALVDMYAKCSDLDAAKGVFFGMWRKDVVSWTSIIVGSAQHGRAEEALALYDSMVLAGVKPNEVTFVGLIYACSHAGLVGKGRKLFRSMVEDHGIRPSLQHYTCLLDLLSRSGHLEEAENLVRAMPITPDEPTWAALLSACKHHGNAKMAIRIADHLLSLKPEEPSSYILLSNVYAGAGMWENVSKVRKMMMVMEVKKQPGYSCIELGKESYVFYAGETSHPMKDEIAALMRKLDEEMRKRGYVPDTSSVLHDMDQQEKERQLFWHSERLALAYGLLKSVPGTIIRIIKNLRVCGDCHTVLKLISTITSRDIYVRDTTRYHHFKEGKCSCNDFW, from the coding sequence ATGTACTCCAAATTCTCCCTCCCTCTCTACGCCCGCGCCGTTTTTGATTCCATCTCGTCCTTTAATAAGGCCTCTTGGACCGCCATGATATCGGGCTATGCACGTAACGGTTTCAAGAACGAAGCTTTGAAGCTATTTCGAGAAGCTCCCAAGAGGGACTTGTTTGCTTGGACTGCTTTGATTTCGGGGTTTGTTCAGAGTGGGAACGGTGTTGATGCATTGCACCTGTTTGTGAAAATGCTTCGTGAAGAGGTTGAGATTTTGGACCCTTTGGTTCTCTCTAGTGTAGTTGGGGCTTGTGCTAATTGTGCTCTTTGGGAGCTTGGGAAGCAAGTTCATTGTTTGGTGATAGGTCTTGGCTTTGAGTCTTGTGTGTTTGTGAGCAATGCGCTTGTGGATATGTATGCCAAGTGTAGCGACCTTGATGCGGCCAAGGGTGTGTTCTTTGGGATGTGGAGGAAGGATGTGGTTTCTTGGACTTCTATTATTGTTGGCAGTGCGCAGCATGGAAGAGCTGAGGAAGCATTGGCTCTGTATGACAGCATGGTTTTGGCTGGTGTTAAGCCGAATGAGGTGACATTTGTTGGATTGATTTATGCCTGTAGTCACGCTGGTTTGGTTGGCAAGGGCCGCAAATTGTTCAGGTCTATGGTTGAGGATCACGGAATTAGGCCTTCGCTGCAGCATTATACATGTTTGCTTGATCTTTTGAGTCGATCAGGTCACCTTGAAGAGGCTGAGAATCTTGTACGGGCGATGCCAATTACCCCTGATGAACCTACTTGGGCTGCTTTACTGAGTGCTTGTAAGCACCATGGTAATGCCAAGATGGCGATTAGGATTGCTGATCATCTATTGAGCTTAAAACCTGAAGAGCCTTCCTCCTATATATTGTTATCTAATGTTTATGCTGGGGCTGGTATGTGGGAAAATGTTTCAAAGGTGAGGAAGATGATGATGGTAATGGAAGTTAAGAAACAACCTGGGTATAGCTGCATTGAATTGGGAAAGGAGAGCTATGTGTTTTATGCTGGAGAGACGTCTCATCCGATGAAGGATGAGATTGCAGCTTTGATGAGGAAGTTGGATGAAGAGATGAGGAAAAGGGGTTATGTTCCTGATACTAGCTCAGTTTTGCATGACATGGATCAGCAGGAGAAGGAAAGACAGCTTTTCTGGCATAGCGAGAGGCTGGCTCTAGCTTACGGGCTTCTCAAGTCTGTTCCGGGAACTATTATCCGTATAATTAAAAATCTTCGAGTTTGTGGAGATTGTCATACTGTTCTGAAGCTCATCAGCACCATAACAAGCAGAGACATTTATGTTCGTGATACTACAAGGTATCACCATTTCAAAGAAGGGAAATGTTCATGCAATGACTTCTGGTGA